In Selenomonadales bacterium, a single genomic region encodes these proteins:
- the lptG gene encoding LPS export ABC transporter permease LptG, whose translation MRILDKYIIKELLGPFVFGICAFCSVFIGSSTLFRIAQYITEYGASITAVAKLFVFSLPAIIVLTFPMSMLLASLLAFGRLSSSSEITAMKSGGISFFRLTTPVFIVAFIVSLFTVGFNEIVVPRANTAYQDTLEYEIKNNMAARSQKHLVIKDVKNGNMERLVYVREFDATTNMMHGISIQEFENEELTRMESAPRAKWQADKWTMYDGTIYSFEPDGTERTMTFKEQLMPIKKTPKQVSREQKEPKEMTIRELKQQIKMLKKEYVPTGEYELEMHQRFAIPMACFVFALIGTPLGMQPQRKSSALGFGISVAIIFMYYAIMMISGALGKGAVIPPMLAAWTPNLIGILAGIYLIRRASK comes from the coding sequence ATGCGAATATTAGATAAGTATATTATAAAAGAATTATTGGGACCGTTTGTCTTTGGTATCTGTGCATTTTGCAGTGTGTTCATCGGTTCGAGCACACTCTTTCGAATCGCGCAGTATATTACCGAATACGGTGCTTCGATAACGGCCGTTGCGAAGCTTTTTGTATTCAGCTTGCCTGCTATCATTGTATTGACATTCCCGATGTCGATGCTTCTGGCATCTCTTTTGGCATTCGGTCGCTTGTCGTCGAGCAGTGAGATCACCGCTATGAAATCGGGCGGGATCAGCTTCTTTCGATTGACGACGCCTGTTTTTATCGTAGCGTTCATTGTCAGCTTATTTACCGTCGGATTCAACGAGATCGTTGTTCCGAGAGCGAATACTGCTTATCAGGATACGCTCGAATACGAGATCAAAAATAACATGGCAGCTCGTTCGCAAAAACATCTCGTCATCAAGGATGTCAAAAACGGCAACATGGAACGACTCGTTTATGTACGTGAATTTGATGCCACGACGAATATGATGCACGGCATCTCTATCCAAGAATTCGAAAACGAAGAATTGACGCGCATGGAAAGTGCTCCGCGCGCGAAATGGCAGGCTGATAAATGGACGATGTACGATGGTACGATATACAGCTTCGAGCCGGATGGTACAGAACGTACGATGACCTTCAAAGAACAGTTGATGCCGATCAAAAAGACACCGAAACAAGTATCTCGTGAACAAAAAGAGCCGAAAGAAATGACGATCCGCGAACTCAAACAGCAGATCAAGATGCTCAAAAAAGAGTACGTGCCGACAGGCGAGTATGAGCTTGAGATGCATCAGCGATTCGCTATCCCGATGGCATGCTTCGTTTTCGCGCTCATCGGAACACCGCTCGGCATGCAGCCGCAGCGTAAGAGCTCGGCACTCGGATTCGGTATCAGCGTTGCGATCATTTTCATGTATTATGCCATCATGATGATCTCGGGCGCACTCGGTAAAGGTGCCGTTATTCCGCCGATGCTTGCGGCATGGACACCGAATCTCATCGGTATATTGGCAGGTATCTATCTGATACGCAGAGCCTCGAAATAA
- the lptB gene encoding LPS export ABC transporter ATP-binding protein, whose amino-acid sequence MIIRTENLVKTYKNRNVVDGVSIQVKKGEIVGLLGPNGAGKTTTFYMIVGLEHPSSGSVYVGDNEVSGMPMHLRSRLGIGYLAQEASIFRKLSVEDNLRAILETTSMTKDEREAKLESLLDEFNVQHVRQRKGSELSGGERRRVEIARCLAVEPNFILLDEPFAGVDPIAVADIQSIVSYLKQRGIGILITDHNVRETLSIVDRAYILSEGKILIEGDSKTIAESEIARKFYLGENFSM is encoded by the coding sequence ATGATTATCAGAACGGAAAATTTGGTCAAAACGTATAAAAACCGCAACGTTGTAGACGGTGTCAGCATCCAAGTAAAAAAAGGCGAGATCGTCGGACTTCTCGGTCCGAACGGCGCAGGCAAAACGACGACCTTCTATATGATCGTCGGTCTTGAACATCCGTCGTCAGGAAGTGTCTATGTCGGCGACAACGAAGTGTCGGGCATGCCAATGCACTTGCGTTCGCGTCTGGGGATCGGATATTTGGCGCAGGAGGCGTCGATCTTCCGCAAGCTGTCGGTAGAAGACAACCTCCGTGCGATTTTGGAAACGACCTCGATGACGAAAGATGAACGTGAGGCGAAGCTTGAGAGTCTCTTAGACGAATTTAACGTACAGCATGTCAGACAGCGCAAAGGAAGCGAACTGTCGGGCGGGGAACGTCGTCGCGTAGAGATCGCCAGATGTCTTGCCGTTGAGCCGAACTTCATTCTGCTCGACGAACCGTTCGCGGGTGTTGACCCGATCGCGGTCGCAGATATCCAGTCGATCGTGTCGTATTTGAAACAGCGCGGCATCGGAATCTTGATCACAGACCATAACGTGCGTGAAACACTCAGCATTGTAGACCGTGCGTATATTTTAAGCGAAGGCAAGATCCTGATAGAAGGGGATTCCAAAACGATCGCCGAAAGTGAAATCGCACGGAAATTCTATCTGGGCGAAAATTTCAGTATGTGA
- a CDS encoding organic solvent tolerance protein OstA, with protein MKWKAAGIGMMLTLMAAMPIVGAVDAPVDMKADSIEYDSKKGVLRANGHVVIVQGTARVQGAHAVYNMKAKEGTVTGGVVMHQEGATLKANQVDIANETVFTATGNVDLTKENNRLTGPRLVYYTDKEFAVADGNATLKTADGTLKAPRIEASMPKEEAVATGGVQINSQTHNLTATSDQAFYYGEKTGQNKIVLKGNAHAVQNGNQLQGNELTILLDDNELQSRGGSHLVIKDTNDANS; from the coding sequence ATGAAATGGAAAGCAGCCGGAATAGGTATGATGCTTACGCTGATGGCGGCGATGCCGATCGTTGGTGCGGTAGATGCTCCTGTTGATATGAAAGCCGACAGCATCGAATATGATTCGAAAAAAGGTGTACTCAGAGCAAACGGCCATGTCGTGATCGTGCAGGGTACTGCACGTGTACAGGGTGCACACGCTGTTTATAATATGAAAGCAAAAGAAGGTACTGTCACGGGCGGTGTTGTGATGCATCAAGAAGGAGCAACGCTCAAGGCAAACCAAGTCGATATTGCAAACGAAACCGTATTCACGGCAACGGGCAATGTTGATCTTACAAAAGAAAACAACCGTTTGACAGGCCCGCGCCTTGTCTATTATACGGATAAAGAATTTGCGGTAGCCGACGGCAATGCAACGCTTAAAACTGCGGATGGCACGCTCAAAGCACCGCGCATCGAAGCATCGATGCCGAAAGAAGAAGCTGTGGCAACAGGCGGTGTGCAGATCAACAGCCAGACCCACAACTTGACGGCAACGAGCGATCAAGCGTTCTATTACGGAGAGAAAACGGGTCAGAATAAGATCGTCTTAAAAGGCAACGCGCATGCGGTGCAAAACGGCAATCAACTCCAAGGCAACGAGCTGACCATCCTTCTCGACGATAACGAGCTCCAATCGCGAGGCGGCAGTCATTTGGTGATCAAAGATACGAATGATGCGAACTCTTAA
- the lptC gene encoding LPS export ABC transporter periplasmic protein LptC: MNKKIMAVIALFAVLIGGFIWYISDEGPDITQKVKEQVPDRMMTYSGNALKEEKNGKLIWEVTAETMQIDLESNAIVMQDMKGAFYREDGTVTELTAKEASYDQKENIITMDGSIEASQSDGGKLKADKARYDGKKKHLYCDGNVEVKKDGYLVTGDHMVADQTSGKIRVDGNAHAIQIGE, encoded by the coding sequence ATGAACAAGAAAATTATGGCAGTCATTGCGCTGTTTGCTGTTTTGATCGGTGGGTTCATCTGGTATATCTCAGACGAAGGTCCCGATATCACGCAGAAGGTAAAGGAACAAGTACCTGACCGAATGATGACTTACAGTGGTAATGCTCTGAAAGAAGAAAAAAACGGTAAACTTATCTGGGAAGTAACGGCAGAAACGATGCAGATCGATCTTGAGTCGAACGCCATTGTGATGCAAGATATGAAAGGTGCGTTCTATCGTGAAGATGGTACGGTCACCGAATTGACAGCAAAAGAAGCGTCGTACGATCAGAAAGAAAACATCATTACGATGGATGGTTCGATCGAAGCAAGTCAGTCGGATGGCGGAAAGCTGAAAGCCGACAAGGCAAGATACGACGGTAAGAAAAAACACCTCTATTGCGATGGCAATGTCGAAGTCAAAAAAGACGGCTACCTCGTAACGGGCGACCATATGGTTGCCGATCAGACGAGCGGCAAGATCCGTGTTGACGGCAATGCACACGCGATTCAGATAGGAGAGTGA